In the Acropora muricata isolate sample 2 chromosome 10, ASM3666990v1, whole genome shotgun sequence genome, one interval contains:
- the LOC136931412 gene encoding LIM/homeobox protein LMX-1.2-like isoform X9, translating into MYATKCTGCKATIPANEFVMRALGNVYHLQCFVCAMCGQRLVKGQEFALKDNKLYCKEDYGKLPTKGSSNSPPHKQQQENVANNSFKTEKETKIEKAENSDSDDSSVIADDESDDKKGPKRPRTILTSQQRKIFKSAFEISSKPCRKVREELSRETGLSVRVVQVWFQNQRAKIKKLARRNNPESDGAASCRVSNRQRNIKKTKDGKTSGPRDKRRIDRDNLDLPPSLSPPSQLPGSQPPPFGMLPPQYQHLQNHMGPMMAPPQFQPQFQGQLNHMNSGEIPMEHGLQTIDECMMQPQQFNPGDMGGYPTATNQNDIDGIMGPTANQESFETLSEKHDRI; encoded by the exons ATGTACGCAACAAAATGTACTGGTTGCAAAGCAACGATACCAGCGAATGAGTTTGTAATGCGAGCTTTAGGAAACGTTTATCATTTACAGTGTTTCGTGTGTGCGATGTGCGGACAGAGGCTTGTAAAGGGGCAGGAATTTGCGCTGAAAGATAACAAATTGTATTGTAAAGAAGACTATGGCAAGTTACCGACAAAAGGATCTTCCAACAGTCCACCACACAAGCAACAACAGGAGA ATGTAGCCAACAACagttttaaaactgaaaaagaaactaaaatagaGAAAGCAGAAAATTCGGATTCTGACGACTCGTCAGTAATAGCTGATGACGAAAGCGACGATAAAAAAGGACCTAAGCGGCCAAGGACAATACTAACAAGTCAGCAAAGGAAAATATTTAAATCTGCATTTGAAATTAGCTCCAAGCCTTGCAGAAAG GTTAGAGAAGAACTTTCTAGAGAAACAGGGTTGAGTGTTCGGGTGGTTCAAGTGTGGTTTCAAAACCAAAGAGCAAAG ATTAAGAAATTGGCGCGAAGAAATAATCCAGAATCAGACGGTGCTGCGAGTTGTAGAGTGAGCAATCGACAAAGAAATATCAAGAAGACTAAAGATGGAAAAA cGTCAGGCCCAAGAGATAAACGACGCATCGACAGAGACAATTTGGACCTCCCTCCTTCACTATCTCCTCCCTCGCAATTACCAGGCTCCCAGCCCCCACCCTTTGGAATGCTCCCACCACAATATCAACATTTGCAAAATCACATGGGACCAATGATGGCACCACCACAGTTCCAACCTCAATTCCAAGGACAGCTTAATCATATGAATTCTGGCGAGATTCCCATGGAGCATGGGCTACAAACTATCGATGAATGCATGATGCAGCCTCAACAGTTTAATCCGGGGGATATGGGCGGATATCCCACGGCTACAAATCAAAATG aCATTGATGGAATTATGGGACCCACAGCAAATCAAGAAAGCTTCGAGACCTTAAGTGAAAAACACGATCGCATCTGA